The stretch of DNA GTGCGCATTGTCAACATCGTCTTCCGCGGCGACGAGATTCCGTCGCCGTGCTATCTGTACTGAGCGAGTCTGTGTCGATGATGCTGCGTCGCGTCAGGTTGCGTCAGGAGTGCGTCAGACGCGCTCCTGATGCAGCCGGCGTAGGTGCCTTGAGCTGACCGCGGACAGAATTCGCAGGCCACAGACTATAAGACATTGGGTGCCGGAATGGTCGTGTGCACCTTCGTCCGTCCCTAGAGAGGGCATAATCTGATAAAAATCACTCTTGATTCCAGCGATGGTCGATCGCAATACTTTGGGGTCGAGTCGATTGGGATCAACTACATGGTGTAGGGTCGGATCAGCGGCGATCTGTCGTTCCCTTGTTGTTCAGCGGGTTTTGCTTGACGATTGGAAATCGCACCATTAAGTTATCCACAAGCAGGGGTGCGTGGCAGGGCTGTCACGAACTCCGAAGCCAGAGGCAAAAGCAAAAAGGCCCTCGACCGTTACTCTCCCATCGTGTTAAACATCGGCCGCCCGGCCGGAACATCCGAAGACTTGACCGCGACCCGAGAGCGGGTGCGTGCCTGTGGTGTGAGTGAGTATGTTTGAGACACTTGGCCAGGAGAGCTGAGCAACCGAAGAGACTGCGTTGACGCACAAGATACCGGGCCGGGGAGGTGCCTGGCCCAGTCAACCACCATTTACCCGGAGAAGGGAGGTGAGTTGATGGAGATCTACACCTTGGAGGTTGAGGTCCTGGAGGACAAGATCGCCCCGATCGGCCCGAGCGGCGGGGGCAACTAAACTCAACCGTCCGTCACCAGCGGCCGTCCCGCCCCAACGGGACGGCCGTCACTTTTCCCTCCCCCGGGTAAACTCTATCCCACCAATTCCGCAATACGGTTCTTGATCGCCGTCAACGCGCGCGCGTCCGCGCAGTCGCCGTACCGCCGGCGATCGCCTTCGTCCTCAATCGTCGAGGCAACCATACGCAAGGTGCGCTCGGCTTCTTCCAGGGCGCTCCATGCGGGCTCGTAATCGGCCAGGGCGTGGCAAACTGCGGCTTTCAGCACCAACCCGCGCCACAGCGAATCCCAATGCCCATCCTGCCGCACTTGCTCAACGAAGTTGTTCGCAAGTTCGAAGGCATCATCGAGCCGACGGGCGCGAAGCGCGGCTCTCGCCTTCCAAACGAGAAAAGCGGGGGCCCAATTCCATCGCGAAGAGGCGGCGAGGAACTCCTCGACGCGCATCGCCAATCTCGAATTGAGCGGACTGTCATCCATATCCGTAAGACATGCGGCCGCCAGCTGGGCGGCCTTGTGGGGTGCTCGAATGGCCCCGGCCATCCGCTCACCCTCCTGCCATATGCGGGCCAGAGCATCCGAGTCACGATCACGAACGGCAAGCCGTGCGCGCTGCGTCAGCGCGTCCAGATACTGATAGCGGTTGGCTGTCGCCCCTTCAGTGGACAGCAACGAGTCGAGTACGAGCGTGGCCTCGTCATCCCTCTGAAGCATCCAAGCCCGGTGGGCGCGTTGAAGACGGAGGTAGACCTGCAATTCTTCGTTCTGAATGGTCATCAGATACAATTCTGTCTCCCGCTGCAAGCGATCAGACAGGCGAAAATCACCCGCATGCTGATAGATGTCAGCCAGAAGGGCACAGACCTCGGACGCGGAGGAGGCGTCGCCCACTTCACGGGCGTGCTGATACACATGTTGCCCGATGGCGGCCGCCTTGCGCAGATCGCCCTGCTCCAGCGCCACCTCCACAAGATTGCGCCGAAAGTACAGCTCATCACTGAGCGCCCCAGCTTCGGACGCCAGCTGCGCTGCGCGCGCGAACCCGTCCATTGATTCGTCCAGCCGCCCCTGAACGAAACTGATGGTGGCAAGGTTGTTAAAGCCGCGCGCGACTTCGACCACGTTGGCCAACTTCCGGTGTATCTCCAACGCCTGTCGGTAGCACGACTCCGCGTTCTCGAATTGATACTCCAGATACGATATGATACCAAGGTTGTTTAAGTTGATTGCGGCCATTCGGTCCAAGCCAAGCTCCTGCTGGATGCCGAGCGCTTCGGAAAAGTGCATCCGCGCGCCGGCCAGATCCCCGGCAATCCGGCAGAGATGACCCAGGCTGTTTAGCGATCGCGAGAGCTCGGCGCGATCGCCGAGATTCTCCCAAATGCGCTTCGCCCGACTCTCGACGCGGATGCCCTTCAGGTAGCGTCGCGTCTTCCAATAGAGGTCGCCAAGATCATGGAGCGTTTCGGCCATCAGGCGCTGCTCGCCACTGGCGCGGCATTGTCGCAGTAACTCCTGGTAGATTCGGCGCGCGGCGTCAAACTGGCCGAGGGATTTCTGCAGATCGGCCTCGGTCATACGCGCGTGTCCCGTCCAGTGGCTGCGCAGAGCCGGATCGGCGATGGTCGCCGCACATTCGCGGGCAAAGACGATGTAGCGCATGGCCCGCTCGCGATCTTCGGCGGCAATCGCGGTCGACGCGGTCGCCAGAGCGTATACGGCGGCCTTCTCCCCCACACCGGCGCGGGCATAAGAATGCGCGAGGATGATCTGACGATCTCCCTCCGGCATGGGAGCGGCCGACTCAACAGCGCGTGCCAGTTGCAGGGAACGCATGCTCCGTTCGGATTCCGGGATGCCGGATCGCAGGAGCGCATCATGACCGTTGAATCGCAGAGTCAGATCGATCGAGGCCGAATCGCCCGCCCGACGACCAACGACGATCCCGCGTGCGATCAATCCCTGCAGAACGCGATCCGGATCGCCGTCCAGCGACCGCCACAGCCGGCGAAGGATGCCCGATGAACCCAGTCCCTCACCGAGCGCAAGCCATTCGCAAAAGGTCCGCTCCGAATCACCAAGATCGCCGACCACCCGCGCGATATGGCGAGTAAGGTTCTCGGTGCTCCAGCGCCAGACGGCGGACTCATCCAGGGCCCAGCCA from bacterium encodes:
- a CDS encoding tetratricopeptide repeat protein, with amino-acid sequence MPGVEVTIGRYCGTAVGQGGFATVYRVRQADGHWRALKWADPAADPATGASLFHEFTVQSQLIHPQVARAYEFGRHEKRPYIVLDWVEGQPLFGQGAPAANDEFAQLLRSLARVLFFVHQRGWVHGDLKPDNLLWRVTGRPVGDAAKREICLLDFGLARPIGDADRPRGAGTVGYCAPEFLTNQPADGRADWYAAGIILYEWIFGVRPYAAGEPALEIAGHLEGAPDFDRPRLRQAPPWADDVIARLLAKSADERAADEHSLLTWLAGFDAALDPTGIVAEQLIWQLRSERWRMRENDHQLLAALREDLDLTGGANWSVWSHGLPSEAWLHQAAAVIADAGHEVRLDRRAGERLELHDCPRDGAPSRVVLRLATSLHGLPESERNPSGRQIALCPYDRSEVHAFLSGTVGDPDVAEVWTDVVHSATAGLPEAVGELLEQMILSGALTVDADGWALDESAVWRWSTENLTRHIARVVGDLGDSERTFCEWLALGEGLGSSGILRRLWRSLDGDPDRVLQGLIARGIVVGRRAGDSASIDLTLRFNGHDALLRSGIPESERSMRSLQLARAVESAAPMPEGDRQIILAHSYARAGVGEKAAVYALATASTAIAAEDRERAMRYIVFARECAATIADPALRSHWTGHARMTEADLQKSLGQFDAARRIYQELLRQCRASGEQRLMAETLHDLGDLYWKTRRYLKGIRVESRAKRIWENLGDRAELSRSLNSLGHLCRIAGDLAGARMHFSEALGIQQELGLDRMAAINLNNLGIISYLEYQFENAESCYRQALEIHRKLANVVEVARGFNNLATISFVQGRLDESMDGFARAAQLASEAGALSDELYFRRNLVEVALEQGDLRKAAAIGQHVYQHAREVGDASSASEVCALLADIYQHAGDFRLSDRLQRETELYLMTIQNEELQVYLRLQRAHRAWMLQRDDEATLVLDSLLSTEGATANRYQYLDALTQRARLAVRDRDSDALARIWQEGERMAGAIRAPHKAAQLAAACLTDMDDSPLNSRLAMRVEEFLAASSRWNWAPAFLVWKARAALRARRLDDAFELANNFVEQVRQDGHWDSLWRGLVLKAAVCHALADYEPAWSALEEAERTLRMVASTIEDEGDRRRYGDCADARALTAIKNRIAELVG